The window gtataagttgtggtactttGGTGTcatgaggggtaagaatggagtgggtatcctggtagatagccatcttagagagtctgtggtagaggtcaggcgggtgaatgatagactaatgactattaagttggtggtgggtgagggtactttaaatgtcgttagcgcgtacgcaccgcaagcaggcttggatgaggatattaagaggcacttttgggaggggttggatgagattgttcgtagtataccgccttctgagaggttattcataggaggatatttcaatggtcatattgggtcatctgcaggtgggtacactgaggtgcatggcggctttggtttcggggagcggaacggagggggcatttcactgttggactttgccaaggctttcgatctagtcattgcgaactcgagttttatgaagcgggatgaacatttggttacttaccaaagttcggtggggaagactcagattgactatctcctcctcaggagatgcgacagaaggttgtgcgaggactgcaaggttatcccaggtgagaccctctcaacgcagcataggcttttggtgatggacatttgtattaggataaggaggaagaagaggtcagtacaaggacgccccaggattaggtggggcgccttaactaaggataaagctaaggagttggaaggaaggttatcggcaatgggagcttggagaagtagtggggacgcaaacacaatgtggtcgacgacggcggactgtataagaaaggcggcgagagaggtgttagggatatctacgggccacaatggtggccacaaaggagattggtggtggaatgcagttgtccaaggtaaagtggaagcaaagaaggcggcttacctgcggttagtaggaAGCATtaacgaggaggagaagagagagaacagtcaaaggtataaggtagctaggaaggaggcaaagatggcagtgacggaggctaagacgacagcttttgctcgtctgtatgaggaattaaggaacaaaggtggggagaagaagttattccgactcgctaaggcgagagagaggataactcgggatctggaccaagtgaggtgcataaaagatgatgacggaaacgttttgatgggagatgaccagattaagaggaggtgacagacctactttcataaacttctaagtgaagaaggggatcaagATATTATACGTGGGGAATTGAGGAATGTCGACAGTAAccataaattaagtaattgtagggacattgagatcgatgaagtcatggaggcaatgcgtaagatgagaaggggtaGAGCTACTGGgccagatgaaattccggttgaactgtggaggtgtgtgggtagagcaggcatggaatggcttactgcattgtttagtgttatattcaagactaataggatgcctgaagagtggaggtggagtacaatggtccctttgtataagaacaaaggtgatgtccagagctgtaacaactataggggcatcaaattactaagtcataccatgaaagtttgggagagagtggtagagatGAGAATGCGAAGGatggtgtctatttcagacaatcagttcgggttcatgccagggcgatctaccacagaagctatccaccttattaggaggatggtgaaacagtacagggataggaagaaggatctccacatggtgtttattgatctggagaaagcgtacgatagggttcctagggaggtcttatggagctgcttagaggataaaggggtcccggttgactatattagggtgattaaagacatgtatgttggagctaagactcgggttaggacagtaggaggcgactctgaacactttccagttattacggggttgcaccaagggtctgcgctcagcccattcctatttgccctggtgatggatgcactgactcatcatattcaaggggaggtgccatggtgcatgctatttgctgatgacattattctaattgacgagacacgaggcggcgtcaacaagaggctagagatttggagacatgctcttgagtctaaaggtttcaagttgagcaggacgaagacggaatacctcgagtgcaaatttggagttgagccgacggaatcgggagttgaagtgaggcttgactctcaagtcattcccaagaggggtagtttcaagtaccttggatcggttattcagtgGATCGGgaagattgacgaggatgtcacacaccgtataggggtggggtggatgaagtggaggttagcgtcgggagtcttgtgtgacaagaaagtgccaccgttactaaaaggtaagttttatagagcagtggttaggcctgccatgttatatggaactgaatgttggccggtaaagaactcacacatccagaagatgaaagtagcagagatgaggatgttaaggtggatgtgcgggcatacaaggatggataagattaggaatgaagatattcgagagaaggtgggcgtggcccccatggaggacaagatgcgggaagtaagactcagatggttcgggcacattcagaggaggagcactgatgcaccggtaaggaggtgtgagcgactggctgtagtgggcacgcggagaggtagagggcgacctaagaagtattggggagaggtgatcagacaggacataacgcgacttaggattactgaggacatggcccttgacagggaattatagaggtcgagcattaaggttgtaggttagggaaagttgtgaatatttctacagcacaatagagtgagactagccagttaggagttagactaagaatgttattggtcgtctattgatgcagggctttacctgctagttttactataccagccatctatttcgtatttcatattctgtatttcatatctcttatattgatgttattttattatgcaattttatggtactaatatatcggctcctgttgctttttttgagccgagggtctcctggaaacagcctctctacccttcggggtaggggtaaggtctgcgtacatattaccctccccagaccccacttgtgggattatactgggtcattgttgttgttgttgttgttgttgttgttgttgtttttgtaaaTATGGCACTATACTAAATCTGGTAACTATGAAGTTAGATCTGGCTATTATACTGCAAAAAGTATAAGCAAACAAGGTGAGAAAAGCAGGAATATAGCTCAATCTAGTTGTCACTCTTTCCCTGAAGCTTTTTGGAACTATTTATGGgcaataaatattaaaaataagcaTAAATATTTCCTTAGAAGATGTGTGCTTAACACTTTATCAGTGAATATTATTCTTAAAAAGAGAATGAATCATGTTAATGGTACTTGTAAAAGATGTGGCTTAGAAAATGAAACTATAGAACATATGCTTTTTAATTGTCCCGAATCTAAAACAATATGGAATCTGAGTCCTGTTAATTGGAAGGACATTGATGGTATAACTGATTTATCTATATGGTGGAATGATAAGATTAAAAAGGTAAATAATTGTTCTGACTCTGCTATGGTATTAAATTTGTCAATAATCATAATGTGTCATATTTGGAAAGGTagaattttttggtattttagtaaTGAAAAAAGTGAACCTCCTGATATCGTTGCaaaagcattgtttgagtataATGCATTCACTGAAATAATGCTTGTTAACTTACCAAATAGTACTTTACAAGAAAGTTATGAATATTCACTAACTATGCTCGAagatgggatttgtttatttgtagATGCAGGGCTACATGCTGAAAGAAAGAAGGCAAGCATTGGTTTGGTTGCTATGGACAGCAAGGGCACTTTGCTTCATGCCCATGGATCCCCGATTCAGTTTGTTGGGAAGGCCATGATTGCTGAGGCGTTTGCAATTAGGAAAGCTATTGAAAGGGCAATTCAAAATGGATGGAGGAAAATACATATTTTCTCTAATGGAAAAGGGATAGTCGATATGTTGAAGAAAAGTGTGAAGGCTTCTTAGGATGTTGAAGTGGCATGTGAAGATATTTGGAACTTGACTTCAAACATTGAGCATGTTTCTTTTGTATATATTCCTaggatatttaattttgttgatcATAGCTTAGCGCAGTTCTCAGTTTCTCTAGTATATGGTGTGTCTTGGGAAAGTATATTCCCAAGTTGGATTGCAAATGAGGTTGTATGCTCCTTTGGACATATCTCGATGTTTAGATATTAATAGATGTATGGTTTCGAGGAAGAAAAAAAGTCATATTACAACAGTGTTTGAAATAAATTTATGATCCGAGTTATTGATCAATAAAGGCCAAGTCCAGTCCAACACATTTGTAAGGGTCGATGTAGGAGGAAAGAAGATGGGGAAGTGCTAAAATATCCATtcttaggaccccccccccctatTTAAGAAATAATCAAAATTTACAAATTTTAAAGGTTAGTTGCCTCAAAATTAATTTCTGAAGTTGAAATCGCAGGTCTGAGGTATCAAAATCAAACTTCAGACCTTCAAgtctaagaagaagaagaatacgaGCGGTTTGAAGTAAACGAGTAGTCTgaagtgtcacgccccgaccttggggagcacaacgatgctcaaccgagatatcccagtcaagcatgcctacttgatgccttctacccgACCTTACCCATGAATAAAGTGAGGATGTATTccattaattagacaatgagaAGATCATATGAACAACAACAATTTCATTACCATCAGTTATTTCATttacaatttccaaaaaaaatatattacacattcatagtttagaaGCGGGAACATATGATACATATACAACATTTCTAGTTTAACTTTTCAAAATTACAATAGAACCCACACTATGTTTACAGAGCCTCTAATGGATACAAAGAGTAACATGatggtgtcggcaacaaggctctggctatacctcaaaatactatACATAAGGGACAAAAGATACAAGACCCCGATATAAAGTGGGGCTTACCAAGTCCGCTGATGTATTGTCATCACTGATCGATGCCGCctgttatggaaccacctgcatccattaaagatgcagcacctccggcaaaaaggacgttagtacatatggaatagtactagaaTGTAAAGACTGAACACCCTCTCGATGAATCGAGTAACAGTACAAGGAGAAAGAAACATGGAATCAATGAgagcctcaaacaatatcaaagcatcAAGTTAAGAAAAAGATAATTTTCCAAGTGAATATCAATATTCTTAagtgggagatctttagtacctaCACATCACCACCGTTCTTTTAGCACGGAgcccgatctcggcccgatcggctaagttgTCTCACCCCAAGACATCCAATTACAAACCACCATATGCGTGGCATGGCGTTCGAtcttggcccgatcggctaagccatctcaccacaatacCATATGGGTCAACATCACGTTCTGCTAGCAATCATCTTACcctaattaaggggaataatctcagcATATCAATCCCATCTCAATTAGGGGAATAATCTCAAAACATCAAtaacggggatttacccctcaatcgcTCCTAtatcggcacgtgtagtttcgaggTTAGGTCGTTTCAAGCTACCCTTTCTCGGTGActaaatgatactcccaaaacatTTCAAGCTACCACacggctcatttcataatctttcacactTCCTTTCCTTGCATTGGCTCCATGGGCCACAGGTTAATTTTCATTCTTGGTACGATGGCCATATTTTATATTTCATACTCCTttatttcactttcaagcatcatcatagattatcaacaataaggggATTTGTAATCAAGACTTTAAACTTGTATATGACCAATAGAAGTCTTAAACACATTGAGTTTTCCTTCCAAGAATAAGGCATAATTAATCTTGCATTTCAACCATGAATTGAAGTTATAGCATTATAATACATAAACCATACTTGAATACATTCCCGAAGGAGAGCATAATATAAGAGAAGCAAATGCACACATTTTCAGCATATAATTTTTGACACAATACTTATTTGGAATAACTGAGTATACTCAGAATgactcggaacatgggaattaggaacttgagccaatCATACCTGAATCTTACGAAAGCATCATGGAATTCAACTCTACAAGacaagtttagccaacatacatcGCTTGAGCTTTACTTAGATTACTACAATATTCAAATACTCCTAGAAATTTCAGTCTAtaggaaaatgataaaaatcgaaTCATAATTAGAAGAATTCTCATGATATAAGTCTcataggaattttgtcaaacacctattaTGCAAAATCGACTACAaggctctacaatggtaatcacgtcctccctcaaccaatttcaacaagaatctACCCGAAGTAGTTCAataattgattttattaagttaattatgactagatacgagtagATTAGTGGTGGAAttgagaggtaaagcggtaattgagctttGAATTGCTCGtaggattgaggtaagtgtttggtctaatcttgactcgagggattagggatcctcggcttaattgctatgtgaaattccatgtgtgtggcgtataggtTTGGTGATGAGTACCTATGCACCGCCAAATTATCTGTTTAGCATGTTCCCTTCTCTGTTCCTAGTATATTATTTTCATATCTTAACTGCTACTTGCTTATTGATGTttccatgtctaattgcttcTTGTTAAATGTTGTTTTCTCTATTGAAGGTATTAATTGTTCCATAGTTTCATTATATTACATTGTTGATTTATTGGTGCTTCATGGCACACTTTGGTTGGTCTCGTTGTGTAGTATTAATTGATGAAGTTTCATAATTGTATAGATTTCCCGTTGTTTTGG is drawn from Nicotiana tabacum cultivar K326 chromosome 22, ASM71507v2, whole genome shotgun sequence and contains these coding sequences:
- the LOC142175952 gene encoding uncharacterized protein LOC142175952, with amino-acid sequence MNHVNGTCKRCGLENETIEHMLFNCPESKTIWNLSPVNWKDIDGITDLSIWWNDKIKKVNNCSDSAMVLNLSIIIMCHIWKGRIFWYFSNEKSEPPDIVAKALFEYNAFTEIMLVNLPNSTLQESYEYSLTMLEDGICLFVDAGLHAERKKASIGLVAMDSKGTLLHAHGSPIQFVGKAMIAEAFAIRKAIERAIQNGWRKIHIFSNGKGIVDMLKKSVKAS